A genomic stretch from Engraulis encrasicolus isolate BLACKSEA-1 chromosome 12, IST_EnEncr_1.0, whole genome shotgun sequence includes:
- the cpsf6 gene encoding cleavage and polyadenylation specificity factor subunit 6 isoform X2, protein MADGVDHIDIYADVEEEFNQGEDYPVHEQIDLYDDVISPSANNGDAPEDRDYLDSLPQGPGGSEGGKGAPPNVVYTYTGKRIALYIGNLTWWTTDEDLSDAIRSIGINDVLEIKFFENRANGQSKGFALVCVGSDASSRKLLDLLSKRELHGQNLIVTPCNKQSLSQFEMQSRKSTQSGQMSGEGKAGPPGIGRGGFPMGRGRGRFPGPPGPGGDRFPGPVGGGGPPPFPGPRIRPPDHISHRHPNNQQMDMNFNCFQPGRDGSWRPRGGMQGPPRPPPGPPGPPGPPGPPPPGQGLPPPLSGPPNRGDRPPPPVMFPGQFGQPPMGPLPPGPPPPGYGPPPGPPPPQQGPPPPGPFPPRPPGPIGPPMALAPPPHMQGPPPGGPPPAPHVNPAFFPPPGNNNMPPSDSRGPPSNDPYGRPPPYDRGDYGPGGSNPRPLLVPDFGLRPLREPWINEGLADPKPGGRHLPPSAGDTGEMDSARTPLSEAEFEEIMNRNRAISSSAISRAVSDASAGEAGTGRDYGSAIETLVTAISLIKQSKVSADDRCKVLISSLQDCLHGIESKSYGSASRERSRERDHSRSREKSRRHKSRSRDRHEDYYRERSRERDRHRERDRDRERDRDREREYRHR, encoded by the exons ATGGCCGACGGTGTGGATCACATCGATATTTACGCGGATGTAGAGGAGGAGTTCAACCAG GGAGAGGATTACCCCGTCCACGAGCAGATCGACCTGTATGATGACGTCATCTCGCCGTCTGCCAACAATGGGGATGCCCCAGAGGACCGGGACTATCTGGACAGCTTGCCCCAGGGCCCCGGGGGCTCGGAGGGGGGCAAGGGCGCACCCCCCAACGTGGTCTACACATATACCGGCAAGAGGATAGCCCTCTACATTGGCAACCTCACATGG TGGACAACAGATGAGGACCTGTCAGACGCGATCCGTTCGATAGGCATCAATGATGTGCTGGAGATCAAGTTCTTTGAGAACCGGGCCAACGGACAGTCCAAAGG GTTTGCGCTGGTGTGTGTGGGCTCTGACGCCTCCTCCAGAAAGCTGCTGGACCTTCTCTCCAAGCGGGAACTCCATGGGCAAAACCTTATAGTCACGCCGTGCAACAAACAATCCCTCAGCCAGTTTGAGATGCAGTCCAGGAAAA GCACACAATCAGGTCAGATGTCAGGTGAGGGTAAGGCTGGGCCGCCAGGAATTGGTCGTGGTGGCTTCCCCATGGGCAGAGGCCGAGGACGCTTCCCCGGCCCCCCTGGTCCAGGTGGGGACAGGTTCCCAGGACCAGTCGGAGGTGGCGGACCCCCACCCTTCCCAG GGCCCCGGATCAGGCCACCAGATCACATTTCCCATAGGCACCCCAACAACCAGCAGATGGATATGAATTTCAATTGCTTCCAACCGGGGCGGGATGGGAGCTGGCGACCCAGAG GAGGGATGCAGGGACCTCCTCGCCCCCCACCTGGCCCACCAGGGCCGCCAGGTCCCCCTGGACCCCCTCCACCAGGACAGGGCCTGCCCCCACCCCTTTCCGGACCTCCCAACCGAGGCGACCGCCCCCCTCCACCGGTCATGTTCCCAGGCCAATTCGGCCAGCCCCCGATGGGTCCGCTGCCTCCAGGCCCTCCCCCACCAGGCTACGGCCCTCCTCCCggcccccctcctccccaacaGGGTCCTCCACCCCCGGGTCCCTTCCCGCCTCGTCCTCCTGGCCCCATAGGTCCGCCCATGGCACTTGCCCCTCCCCCACACATGCAGGGTCCTCCACCTGGTGGCCCGCCCCCGGCGCCTCACGTCAACCCGGCCTTCTTCCCACCGCCTGGCAACAACAACATGCCGCCATCAGACAGCCGGGGCCCCCCGTCCAACGACCCGTACGGACGCCCGCCTCCCTATGACCGCGGAGACTACGGCCCAGGGGGAag CAACCCGAGACCCCTGCTAGTCCCCGATTTTGGGCTCAGGCCCCTGAGAGAGCCCTGGATTAACGAGGGGTTGGCCGATCCGAAACCGGGCGGCAGGCATTTGCCCCCCAGTGCAGGGGACACAGG ggaGATGGATTCTGCACGGACTCCGCTGAGTGAAGCAGAGTTTGAGGAGATCATGAACCGCAACCGAGCCATCTCCAGCAGCGCTATATCACGAGCCGTGTCAGACGCCAGCGCAGGTGAGGCTGGGACTGGCC GTGACTACGGGAGTGCCATTGAGACGTTGGTGACGGCCATCTCCCTGATTAAGCAGTCTAAGGTGTCGGCTGACGACCGTTGCAAGGTGCTCATCAGCTCACTCCAGGACTGCCTGCACGGCATCGAGTCCAAGTCCTACGGCTCTGCATCCAG AGAGCGGTCTCGTGAGCGCGACCACAGCCGCTCGCGGGAGAAGAGCCGGCGGCACAAGTCGCGAAGCCGCGACCGCCACGAAGACTACTACCGGGAGCGCAGCCGTGAGCGAGACAGACACCGCGAGAGGGACCGCGACCGCGAAAGGGATCGGGACCGCGAGAGGGAGTACAGACACCGCTAA
- the cpsf6 gene encoding cleavage and polyadenylation specificity factor subunit 6 isoform X8 yields MADGVDHIDIYADVEEEFNQGEDYPVHEQIDLYDDVISPSANNGDAPEDRDYLDSLPQGPGGSEGGKGAPPNVVYTYTGKRIALYIGNLTWWTTDEDLSDAIRSIGINDVLEIKFFENRANGQSKGFALVCVGSDASSRKLLDLLSKRELHGQNLIVTPCNKQSLSQFEMQSRKSTQSGQMSGEGKAGPPGIGRGGFPMGRGRGRFPGPPGPGGDRFPGPVGGGGPPPFPGGMQGPPRPPPGPPGPPGPPGPPPPGQGLPPPLSGPPNRGDRPPPPVMFPGQFGQPPMGPLPPGPPPPGYGPPPGPPPPQQGPPPPGPFPPRPPGPIGPPMALAPPPHMQGPPPGGPPPAPHVNPAFFPPPGNNNMPPSDSRGPPSNDPYGRPPPYDRGDYGPGGREMDSARTPLSEAEFEEIMNRNRAISSSAISRAVSDASAGDYGSAIETLVTAISLIKQSKVSADDRCKVLISSLQDCLHGIESKSYGSASRRERSRERDHSRSREKSRRHKSRSRDRHEDYYRERSRERDRHRERDRDRERDRDREREYRHR; encoded by the exons ATGGCCGACGGTGTGGATCACATCGATATTTACGCGGATGTAGAGGAGGAGTTCAACCAG GGAGAGGATTACCCCGTCCACGAGCAGATCGACCTGTATGATGACGTCATCTCGCCGTCTGCCAACAATGGGGATGCCCCAGAGGACCGGGACTATCTGGACAGCTTGCCCCAGGGCCCCGGGGGCTCGGAGGGGGGCAAGGGCGCACCCCCCAACGTGGTCTACACATATACCGGCAAGAGGATAGCCCTCTACATTGGCAACCTCACATGG TGGACAACAGATGAGGACCTGTCAGACGCGATCCGTTCGATAGGCATCAATGATGTGCTGGAGATCAAGTTCTTTGAGAACCGGGCCAACGGACAGTCCAAAGG GTTTGCGCTGGTGTGTGTGGGCTCTGACGCCTCCTCCAGAAAGCTGCTGGACCTTCTCTCCAAGCGGGAACTCCATGGGCAAAACCTTATAGTCACGCCGTGCAACAAACAATCCCTCAGCCAGTTTGAGATGCAGTCCAGGAAAA GCACACAATCAGGTCAGATGTCAGGTGAGGGTAAGGCTGGGCCGCCAGGAATTGGTCGTGGTGGCTTCCCCATGGGCAGAGGCCGAGGACGCTTCCCCGGCCCCCCTGGTCCAGGTGGGGACAGGTTCCCAGGACCAGTCGGAGGTGGCGGACCCCCACCCTTCCCAG GAGGGATGCAGGGACCTCCTCGCCCCCCACCTGGCCCACCAGGGCCGCCAGGTCCCCCTGGACCCCCTCCACCAGGACAGGGCCTGCCCCCACCCCTTTCCGGACCTCCCAACCGAGGCGACCGCCCCCCTCCACCGGTCATGTTCCCAGGCCAATTCGGCCAGCCCCCGATGGGTCCGCTGCCTCCAGGCCCTCCCCCACCAGGCTACGGCCCTCCTCCCggcccccctcctccccaacaGGGTCCTCCACCCCCGGGTCCCTTCCCGCCTCGTCCTCCTGGCCCCATAGGTCCGCCCATGGCACTTGCCCCTCCCCCACACATGCAGGGTCCTCCACCTGGTGGCCCGCCCCCGGCGCCTCACGTCAACCCGGCCTTCTTCCCACCGCCTGGCAACAACAACATGCCGCCATCAGACAGCCGGGGCCCCCCGTCCAACGACCCGTACGGACGCCCGCCTCCCTATGACCGCGGAGACTACGGCCCAGGGGGAag ggaGATGGATTCTGCACGGACTCCGCTGAGTGAAGCAGAGTTTGAGGAGATCATGAACCGCAACCGAGCCATCTCCAGCAGCGCTATATCACGAGCCGTGTCAGACGCCAGCGCAG GTGACTACGGGAGTGCCATTGAGACGTTGGTGACGGCCATCTCCCTGATTAAGCAGTCTAAGGTGTCGGCTGACGACCGTTGCAAGGTGCTCATCAGCTCACTCCAGGACTGCCTGCACGGCATCGAGTCCAAGTCCTACGGCTCTGCATCCAG AAGAGAGCGGTCTCGTGAGCGCGACCACAGCCGCTCGCGGGAGAAGAGCCGGCGGCACAAGTCGCGAAGCCGCGACCGCCACGAAGACTACTACCGGGAGCGCAGCCGTGAGCGAGACAGACACCGCGAGAGGGACCGCGACCGCGAAAGGGATCGGGACCGCGAGAGGGAGTACAGACACCGCTAA
- the cpsf6 gene encoding cleavage and polyadenylation specificity factor subunit 6 isoform X1: protein MADGVDHIDIYADVEEEFNQGEDYPVHEQIDLYDDVISPSANNGDAPEDRDYLDSLPQGPGGSEGGKGAPPNVVYTYTGKRIALYIGNLTWWTTDEDLSDAIRSIGINDVLEIKFFENRANGQSKGFALVCVGSDASSRKLLDLLSKRELHGQNLIVTPCNKQSLSQFEMQSRKSTQSGQMSGEGKAGPPGIGRGGFPMGRGRGRFPGPPGPGGDRFPGPVGGGGPPPFPGPRIRPPDHISHRHPNNQQMDMNFNCFQPGRDGSWRPRGGMQGPPRPPPGPPGPPGPPGPPPPGQGLPPPLSGPPNRGDRPPPPVMFPGQFGQPPMGPLPPGPPPPGYGPPPGPPPPQQGPPPPGPFPPRPPGPIGPPMALAPPPHMQGPPPGGPPPAPHVNPAFFPPPGNNNMPPSDSRGPPSNDPYGRPPPYDRGDYGPGGSNPRPLLVPDFGLRPLREPWINEGLADPKPGGRHLPPSAGDTGEMDSARTPLSEAEFEEIMNRNRAISSSAISRAVSDASAGEAGTGRDYGSAIETLVTAISLIKQSKVSADDRCKVLISSLQDCLHGIESKSYGSASRRERSRERDHSRSREKSRRHKSRSRDRHEDYYRERSRERDRHRERDRDRERDRDREREYRHR from the exons ATGGCCGACGGTGTGGATCACATCGATATTTACGCGGATGTAGAGGAGGAGTTCAACCAG GGAGAGGATTACCCCGTCCACGAGCAGATCGACCTGTATGATGACGTCATCTCGCCGTCTGCCAACAATGGGGATGCCCCAGAGGACCGGGACTATCTGGACAGCTTGCCCCAGGGCCCCGGGGGCTCGGAGGGGGGCAAGGGCGCACCCCCCAACGTGGTCTACACATATACCGGCAAGAGGATAGCCCTCTACATTGGCAACCTCACATGG TGGACAACAGATGAGGACCTGTCAGACGCGATCCGTTCGATAGGCATCAATGATGTGCTGGAGATCAAGTTCTTTGAGAACCGGGCCAACGGACAGTCCAAAGG GTTTGCGCTGGTGTGTGTGGGCTCTGACGCCTCCTCCAGAAAGCTGCTGGACCTTCTCTCCAAGCGGGAACTCCATGGGCAAAACCTTATAGTCACGCCGTGCAACAAACAATCCCTCAGCCAGTTTGAGATGCAGTCCAGGAAAA GCACACAATCAGGTCAGATGTCAGGTGAGGGTAAGGCTGGGCCGCCAGGAATTGGTCGTGGTGGCTTCCCCATGGGCAGAGGCCGAGGACGCTTCCCCGGCCCCCCTGGTCCAGGTGGGGACAGGTTCCCAGGACCAGTCGGAGGTGGCGGACCCCCACCCTTCCCAG GGCCCCGGATCAGGCCACCAGATCACATTTCCCATAGGCACCCCAACAACCAGCAGATGGATATGAATTTCAATTGCTTCCAACCGGGGCGGGATGGGAGCTGGCGACCCAGAG GAGGGATGCAGGGACCTCCTCGCCCCCCACCTGGCCCACCAGGGCCGCCAGGTCCCCCTGGACCCCCTCCACCAGGACAGGGCCTGCCCCCACCCCTTTCCGGACCTCCCAACCGAGGCGACCGCCCCCCTCCACCGGTCATGTTCCCAGGCCAATTCGGCCAGCCCCCGATGGGTCCGCTGCCTCCAGGCCCTCCCCCACCAGGCTACGGCCCTCCTCCCggcccccctcctccccaacaGGGTCCTCCACCCCCGGGTCCCTTCCCGCCTCGTCCTCCTGGCCCCATAGGTCCGCCCATGGCACTTGCCCCTCCCCCACACATGCAGGGTCCTCCACCTGGTGGCCCGCCCCCGGCGCCTCACGTCAACCCGGCCTTCTTCCCACCGCCTGGCAACAACAACATGCCGCCATCAGACAGCCGGGGCCCCCCGTCCAACGACCCGTACGGACGCCCGCCTCCCTATGACCGCGGAGACTACGGCCCAGGGGGAag CAACCCGAGACCCCTGCTAGTCCCCGATTTTGGGCTCAGGCCCCTGAGAGAGCCCTGGATTAACGAGGGGTTGGCCGATCCGAAACCGGGCGGCAGGCATTTGCCCCCCAGTGCAGGGGACACAGG ggaGATGGATTCTGCACGGACTCCGCTGAGTGAAGCAGAGTTTGAGGAGATCATGAACCGCAACCGAGCCATCTCCAGCAGCGCTATATCACGAGCCGTGTCAGACGCCAGCGCAGGTGAGGCTGGGACTGGCC GTGACTACGGGAGTGCCATTGAGACGTTGGTGACGGCCATCTCCCTGATTAAGCAGTCTAAGGTGTCGGCTGACGACCGTTGCAAGGTGCTCATCAGCTCACTCCAGGACTGCCTGCACGGCATCGAGTCCAAGTCCTACGGCTCTGCATCCAG AAGAGAGCGGTCTCGTGAGCGCGACCACAGCCGCTCGCGGGAGAAGAGCCGGCGGCACAAGTCGCGAAGCCGCGACCGCCACGAAGACTACTACCGGGAGCGCAGCCGTGAGCGAGACAGACACCGCGAGAGGGACCGCGACCGCGAAAGGGATCGGGACCGCGAGAGGGAGTACAGACACCGCTAA